In the genome of Acidobacteriota bacterium, the window GTGGTCTACCACGACCTGCGTCGTCTCGCACGCGGGCAACTGCGTCGCCTGCGCGTCGGCGAGACCCTCGATACGACGGGGCTCGTCCACGAGGCCTACCTGAAGCTCGTCGACCAGTCGCGCGTGTCGTGGAACGACCGCGGACACTTCTTCGCCGTGTCGGCCGTCGCGATGCGCCAGATCCTGGTCGATCACGCGCGCCACAAGGGGCGCCGGAAGCGCGGCGGCGACAGGCACCATGCACCCCTGAGCGAGGTCGACGTCGCGGTGGCGAACGACGCCCAGCGGCTGCTCGAAATCGATCTCGCGCTCGAGAAACTCGCCGCCGTCGATCCTCGTCTGGTACGGGTAGTCGAGTGCCGCTACTTCGCGGGGCTGTCGGAGCAGGAGACGGCCGATGCGCTCGGCGTGTCACTCCGCACCGCGCAGCGCGACTGGCTGAAGGCCCGCGCCTGGCTGCGCGAGGCGCTCGCGTCGCGCGCCTGAGCTCGCGAACACACCCGCGGACGGCAAGGGACGGCCCGGTCGCCGGATTCGCCGGCGGACTCCGCGGGACTCCGCCGAAGTCGTGGGCGCCACGCGAATCGACTGAACCTTCGCCGTCGTTCATGACACAGATCGAGGAGGCTCGATGAGAGGCAGGGCATTCACGGGTGCGGTGTTCCTGCTGTCGACACTCGCGTTGCCTGCGGGCGCCGGCGTGGCCACCGAGCGAAATCTCGTGCGCCGGACGCTCGAGCACGGCGGCATCGAGCGCACCTACCACGTGCACTACCCGAACCGTCAGCGACCGGGTGCGACACTGCCCGTGGTCATCGTGCTGCACGGCGGCGGGGGCGCGGGCGCCCGGTCGCTGGCCGCGCGTACCGGCTTCAACGGCATCGCCGACCGCGAGGGATTCATCGTCGTGTACCCCGCAGGCATCGACGGGCAGTGGAACGACGGACGGGGGAAAACCTTCCGACGGGCCAAGGACAACACGTCGATCGACGACGTCGGGTTCATCGCGGCGATCGTCGACGCGCTGGTCGTCTCGGGCGAGGGCGATCGACGCCGCGTGTACGTGGCCGGGGTGTCGAACGGGGGCATGATGGCCCAACGTGTCGGCATCGAGCTCGGTTCGAAGGTGGCGGCCATCGCCGCGGTCATCGCCAACCTGCCGGCGAACCTCGCGGGCCGCGCGCCGGTTCGGCCCCTTCCGGTGCTGGTGATGAACGGCACCGCAGATCCCCTCGTGCCGTGGCATGGCGGACCGGTTCGCGTGCTGGGGCGCGAGTATGGGCACGTGCTGTCCACCGAGGCAACCGTCGGCTACTGGGTGCGAGCCGCGGGGCTGCCGGCGGAGCCGGACACCCGCCTGCTCGACGACCGCGATCCACGCGATCGCTGCCGGGCCGAGGTCCGCACTTACCGCGCGGCGGCACGGCCCGTCGAGGTCGTGCTGTACTCGCTCCAGGGAGCGGGCCACAACCTGCCTGGAGGACGCACGCCCGACCTGCCGAAACTGGTCGGGCCGCAGTGCCGGGACATCAACGGCTCCGAGGTCATCTGGGACTTTTTCGCGCGCCACGCCCTGACGCCGTGATGCGCCACGCGGCCGGCGCGAGCCACCTCCTGCGTCAGACATGGTGCGTCAGACATGGATCGACCCGAGGCAGGCTGGCGCGATCCGACGACCTAAGATACCCTCCTCGGTCACAGGAGGGTGCGATGACCATCAGACAGCTTGCCGTGATCGCGTTGACCGTCGCGGTCGCTGGGTGTGGGACGAGCGCGCAGCAGCCGACGCGTCGCTACGTCGAACCCCGCACCGCCGCTGACACGACCATGCCGCCGTTCAGCGGCGCCGTGCAGGTGGGCGACACGCTGTACCTCTCCGGTGCGCTCGGTCTCGACGAGAATCGGCGTGTCCCGGAGACCGCGGCAGCCGAGGCGAGCAACGTCCTCAACTCGATCCGACAGACCCTCGAGCGCGCCGGCATGACCATGGACGACCTGGTGGTGGTGCAGGTCTTCTGCCCTGACGTGTCGCACTACGACGCGTTCAATGCGGTGTATCGCACCTACTTCACCAAGGAGTACCCTGCGCGCGCGTTCATCGGGTCGGGACCGCTGCTCTTCGGCGCGCGGTTCGAGGTGCAGGGTATCGCCGTGAAGCGATAGTGCTGCCGATGTCCCGTGCAGCCCGGACGACTCGTCGGGCATCTCGTCGGGCTCGACAGCACGGCCTCGACGATGGCATCGTGCGCAGGAAGATCGCAAGGAGCCGCCCGCGTCGACTCGCGACCGCCTCGGGACACGCCGACAACCGGAGTTGTCACATGGCCCCGGTTCAGTCGGTGGTCCAGACGGAATCGGCCTGAAATCGCCCGGCATAGCTCGTGCAGCGGGCCGGGCATGCTTCAACCCATGCCGCACCTCAAGCTCGACCACCGAGCGACCTACGATGACCTTGTTGCGGTGCCCGGCCATCTCGTCGCCGAGATCGTCGATGGCGAGCTGTGGACCTCACCGCGACCGGCGCCGCGTCACGCCATGGCCTCGTCGGAGCTCGGTGTGCTGATCGGTGGCCCTTTCGGTCAAGGCCGAGACGGTCCCGGAGGATGGCGCATCATCGACGAACCGGAACTGCACCTCGACGAGCACGTGGTGGTGCCCGACATCGCCGGATGGCGACTCGAACGGATGCCGAGGCTGCCGGACACGGGCCATTTCCCCGTGGTGCCAGATTGGGTGTGTGAGGTGCTGTCGCCGTCGACGGCCGCGTTCGATCGCGCGAGGAAGCTCGGTGTGTATGCCGTTCACGGCGTGCGACACGCGTGGCTCGTCGATCCGACCCTGCAGACGCTCGAGGTCCTGCGATTGAGCGGCGCGCACTGGACGCTGCTCGCCACATTCGTGGGACGCACTGCCGCGCGAGCGGAGCCCTTCGAGGCGATCGAGCTCGAGCTGGGTTCCCTCTGGACGCCTGATGCGCCCGACGAGGCGCGAGATCGGTCCTGACCAGGGGGCGAATCGCTGATCCTGCCCAACGGGCCGGCAGCCGCCTGCCGCCGACCCGGTTGTCGGGAGACGGTCAGCTCGACGTGGCCGCCCGCGGCCTGGACACCGCTCGACCGGCCTCCTGAAAACGTCGCCGGTAAGACCTGGTCCAGAGGTGGATGGCGGGGATGCCGACCGCGGCGGGGAGCACCCACGGGACGATGGCCGCCGGCGAGTCGGCCGGAATGCCCAGCAAGCGCCCCGCTGTCGTGACGGCCACCGCGGTGTGAAAGGCAATGCCCGACCCCAGCATCGCGCCCATGTGGTGATACCACCAGGCCATCGGCGTCGGCATCGGGTCGCGCCGAATGCGCCAGTACTCCCAGACACTGCCCAGGCCGAGCGCCCCGAGCCCGGCGTACGCGACACTGCCCGCCGAGAGGCCCATCCACAGCACGAGCCCCGCCCAGAGACCCACCACCGCGTGGAGGACGCTCAGTTCCTTGCGGCGCATCGCCGTCTGGTCCACCTTCAACCGAAGGGCGGCCTGCCCAAGGCGCGCCCCGGCCAGCACGATGGCCGCCAGCATGCCGAGGAACCCCATGAAGAGGCTCACGCGAACCGACACCCTGGCCACGACGTCTGGCGCGACGGACGCCGGGAGCCGGACGAACGAGACCGGGTCGACCACCGCCCAGGTCGCCGAGGTCAGTGCCGTCGCGGCCACGGCGTAGAGGCACCAGAGGAACACGCGTCCCGCGGCGACATGCGTGCGACCGCCCTTTCTGGCGAAGACCGGGACCCAGAAGGCGCCAAGGCCCACCAGCCCTGCCGCGATGTGCGTCACTCGAAGCGCCGCGTGTACCTCGTCCATCTCGCCCCTCCCCTCGAACAGGTGTGTCAGGAGACGATACGAGCCGCCAGCTGCCGCAACACCTTGGGATCGGACCAATGGCGCCAGAGGCGCGCGAGCGGTCGATGCCGTGCCGCGAGTGGTCGATGCGCCAATGAAGGGGAGGGAGGACCGCCGACGTCCCGTGCCGAAGAGGGCGGTGCTCTGATGGCGGTATGATGCCGCCACCCGCGCGAGCTCGCGAGACACGGGCGAACGCGCAACGTGACGAGGGTCTTGGTCGCCTTGGAGTCATCGTTCATGCATCGACGTCTCGTGTTCGCGGGCACGATCGGTTCGTTGCCGTGCAGCGTCGTCCGATTCGGTCTGGTGCTGGCGCTGCTCGCGCCACCTGCGGTCGGCTTCGCCCGAGGCGGCCAGGCCGATGCCTCGAAGAACGCCGGGAAGGAACCGGCCGGGCTCCCGCTCGCCCCGGCCGAGACGCTGCGCTTCAGTACCAGTGAAGGCACGTGGATCTCGCTCGACGTCGTCCCGGACGGAACGGGGATTGTCTTCGAGCTGCTCGGCGACCTCTACCGAGTGCCCCTGAGCGGTGGAGCGGTCACGCGTCTCACCTCGGGGATGGCCTTCGACAGTCAGCCGAGGGTCTCGCCCGACGGGCAGTGGATCGCGTTTGTCTCCGACCGCGACGGCGCCGACAACCTCTGGGTGACACGGATCGACGGCACCGAGCCGCGCAAGCTGTCGTCGGAAACGCAGAACGGCCTCGTGTCGCCGGCATGGCTGCCCGATTCACGACACGTCGTCGTGACCCGGATCGCGGCCTCCGTCGAGCTCCGGATGTACCACGTCGACGGCGGGTCTGGCATCACGCTCGGCGCCGACGATCGCCCGGCCGACCCGGGGGCCGATGCCCCGGGCGGCGGGCGGGGCGCGCCAGCCAGGGTTGGTGTCGCGGCCTCGCCCGACGGACGGTATCTCTACTTCGCGGAGAACAGCGCCCTGCGCACGCCTGGCCGTGTCTACCCCGCTTGGCAGGTGGCCCGGATGACCCTTGCCACGGGCGACGTCGACCCGCTGACGCAGGCCGAGTTCGGGGCGGCGCGGCCGGCCGTCTCACCCGACGGGCGGCGGCTCGTCTACGTGACGCGTCACGAGACGCAGACCGGGCTGCGGGTGCGCGACCTCGAGACCGGCGACGACCGCTGGCTGCTCTGGCCGGTCGACCGTGACGAGATGGACCAGCGCCGCGTCCCGAGCCGAGACCTGTTTCCCGGCTACGCCTTCACGCCCGACGGACGCGAGGTGGTCGTGTCCTTCGAGGGCAGGATCCATCGCATCCACCTCGGCACCGGTGAGATCGCTGCGGTGCCCTTCGACGTTGACGTGGCACTCGAGGTCGGGCCCGACCTGGCGCGGCCGCAGCGGGTCGATGCGGGGCCGGTGCGTGCCACCATCGTTCACGACCCGCAGGCCTCCCCGGATGGTCGGCAGCTGGCGCTCTCGGTCCTGACGGCGGTCCACCTGGTGGAGATCGATCGGTCGGGCGACGCGGTCCGCGCGGGCGCTTCTCGTCGGCTGACGCCCGAGGGGCAGTGGGCCTTCAAGCCGGCATGGTCGCCGGACGGGCAGTGGGTGGCTTACGTGACGTGGGATGGCACGGGCGGGCACGTGTGGCGCATTCGCGCCGACGGGAGCGCCGCGCCCGAGCGCCTCACCGCGCATGCCGCCTTCTACACGGATCTCGTGTACTCGCCCGATGGGCGCCGTCTCGTGGCGCTCCGGGGCAACGCGTACCTGCGCGAGCAGACGTTCAGCGAGTTCGGGGGCCTTCGCATTCCGCTCGACCTGGTCTCTCTGCCTGCCGAGGGCGGCGACGCGCGACTCATCGTTCCGGCGAGGGGACTCGGACGGCCCCATTTCACCGACGACCCCACCCGGATCTTCGTGTACTCCACCGACGGGCTCATCTCGTTGCGGGATGATGGCACCGACCGGCGGACGCACCTGCAGGTCACCGGTCCCAGCCGGCCGGGGGTTCGGACGCCTGCAGCCGCACAGGCCGTGCTGATGCACCCGTCGCAGCGCTGGGCGCTCGCTGTCGTCAACCAGCAACTGTGGGTGCTCGCCGTGCCGCCGTTCACCGGCCAGGCCACGAAGGTGAGCGTGCGGGAGTCGGCCGTGCCCATCGTCCAGGTCACCGACGTCGGCGCCGACTACTTCGGCTGGGCTGACGGGGGCGCGACACTCACCTGGGCCATCGGCTCGACGGTCTACCGGCGGCCGCTCTCGAGCCTCGAGTTCCGGAGGGTTGAAGACGATCGAGAAAAGCCCGCCGCCCAGGAGACGCGACGGCCTCGGGATCTCGACACGAGAGTCGAATCGCTCCCGCTGGCCTTCGAGTACCCGCGGGCACGGCCGACCGGCACGATCGTGCTGCGCGGCGCGACCGCGATCACGATGGGCGAGGCCGGGGTCGTCGAGCAGGCCGACATCGTCGTCACCGACGGCCGCATCGCGGCCGTCGGTCCGCGCGGCCGCGTGAGGCTGCCCGACGGCGCCAGAGAGGTCGACGTGTCGGGGCGCTTCGTCGTGCCCGGGTTCGTCGATACACACGCCCACTGGGAGTTCCGCACGCACGACGTGCTCGAGCCGCACAACTGGACGCTCGTGGCCAACCTCGCGTACGGCGTGACGACCGGTCTCGACGTGCAGACGTTCACGAACGATTACTTCGCCTACCGCGACCTCGTCGAGACGGGCGGCTCCCTCGGCCAACGAGCCTTCATGACCGGTCCTGGCGTCTTCTCGACCAACGACTTCCAGTCGTACGAGGCCACGCTCGACTACCTCCGCCGCTACGTCGACCACTACCGCACGCGCAACCTCAAGAGCTACCTGGTCGGCAACCGCAGGCAACGCCAGTGGGTGGTGCAGGCATCGCGTGAGCTCGGGCTGCTCACGACCACCGAGGGCGGAGCCGATCTGAAGCTCGACCTCACACATGCGATCGATGGCATGCACGGCAACGAGCACAACCTGCCCGTCGTGCCGCTCTATCGCGACGTCATCGAGGTCTTCGCGAGGACGCGCACCGCGTACACGCCCACGCTGCTCGTGCAGTACGGAGCGCCGACGGCCGTCGACTGGTTCTTCACGCGGACCGACGTCCTCGCAGACGAGAAGCTGAAGCGGTTCTATCCGCAGAACCGGCTCGCCGAGATGGCCCGGCGTCGCGCTCTCTGGGCGCGCGACGACGAGTTCAGGCTCGCCGACGCGGCCGCCGCGGCGCTGGCGATCAAGCGCGCCGGCGGCCTCGTTGGCGTCGGCGGCCACGGCGAGGTGCAGGGGCTCGGTTATCACTGGGAGCTGTGGGCGCTCGCCATGGGCGGGTTCACGCCCCGAGAGGCGCTCGAGGCCGCGACCATCGATGGCGCGCGGATCATCGGGTACGCCGACGACCTCGGCAGTCTCGAGGCCGGCAAGATCGCCGACCTC includes:
- a CDS encoding sigma-70 family RNA polymerase sigma factor, with translation MTEDVTELLQAHGAGVPGAFERLVPVVYHDLRRLARGQLRRLRVGETLDTTGLVHEAYLKLVDQSRVSWNDRGHFFAVSAVAMRQILVDHARHKGRRKRGGDRHHAPLSEVDVAVANDAQRLLEIDLALEKLAAVDPRLVRVVECRYFAGLSEQETADALGVSLRTAQRDWLKARAWLREALASRA
- a CDS encoding esterase, whose translation is MRGRAFTGAVFLLSTLALPAGAGVATERNLVRRTLEHGGIERTYHVHYPNRQRPGATLPVVIVLHGGGGAGARSLAARTGFNGIADREGFIVVYPAGIDGQWNDGRGKTFRRAKDNTSIDDVGFIAAIVDALVVSGEGDRRRVYVAGVSNGGMMAQRVGIELGSKVAAIAAVIANLPANLAGRAPVRPLPVLVMNGTADPLVPWHGGPVRVLGREYGHVLSTEATVGYWVRAAGLPAEPDTRLLDDRDPRDRCRAEVRTYRAAARPVEVVLYSLQGAGHNLPGGRTPDLPKLVGPQCRDINGSEVIWDFFARHALTP
- a CDS encoding RidA family protein; its protein translation is MPPFSGAVQVGDTLYLSGALGLDENRRVPETAAAEASNVLNSIRQTLERAGMTMDDLVVVQVFCPDVSHYDAFNAVYRTYFTKEYPARAFIGSGPLLFGARFEVQGIAVKR
- a CDS encoding Uma2 family endonuclease; amino-acid sequence: MPHLKLDHRATYDDLVAVPGHLVAEIVDGELWTSPRPAPRHAMASSELGVLIGGPFGQGRDGPGGWRIIDEPELHLDEHVVVPDIAGWRLERMPRLPDTGHFPVVPDWVCEVLSPSTAAFDRARKLGVYAVHGVRHAWLVDPTLQTLEVLRLSGAHWTLLATFVGRTAARAEPFEAIELELGSLWTPDAPDEARDRS
- a CDS encoding PD40 domain-containing protein — translated: MHRRLVFAGTIGSLPCSVVRFGLVLALLAPPAVGFARGGQADASKNAGKEPAGLPLAPAETLRFSTSEGTWISLDVVPDGTGIVFELLGDLYRVPLSGGAVTRLTSGMAFDSQPRVSPDGQWIAFVSDRDGADNLWVTRIDGTEPRKLSSETQNGLVSPAWLPDSRHVVVTRIAASVELRMYHVDGGSGITLGADDRPADPGADAPGGGRGAPARVGVAASPDGRYLYFAENSALRTPGRVYPAWQVARMTLATGDVDPLTQAEFGAARPAVSPDGRRLVYVTRHETQTGLRVRDLETGDDRWLLWPVDRDEMDQRRVPSRDLFPGYAFTPDGREVVVSFEGRIHRIHLGTGEIAAVPFDVDVALEVGPDLARPQRVDAGPVRATIVHDPQASPDGRQLALSVLTAVHLVEIDRSGDAVRAGASRRLTPEGQWAFKPAWSPDGQWVAYVTWDGTGGHVWRIRADGSAAPERLTAHAAFYTDLVYSPDGRRLVALRGNAYLREQTFSEFGGLRIPLDLVSLPAEGGDARLIVPARGLGRPHFTDDPTRIFVYSTDGLISLRDDGTDRRTHLQVTGPSRPGVRTPAAAQAVLMHPSQRWALAVVNQQLWVLAVPPFTGQATKVSVRESAVPIVQVTDVGADYFGWADGGATLTWAIGSTVYRRPLSSLEFRRVEDDREKPAAQETRRPRDLDTRVESLPLAFEYPRARPTGTIVLRGATAITMGEAGVVEQADIVVTDGRIAAVGPRGRVRLPDGAREVDVSGRFVVPGFVDTHAHWEFRTHDVLEPHNWTLVANLAYGVTTGLDVQTFTNDYFAYRDLVETGGSLGQRAFMTGPGVFSTNDFQSYEATLDYLRRYVDHYRTRNLKSYLVGNRRQRQWVVQASRELGLLTTTEGGADLKLDLTHAIDGMHGNEHNLPVVPLYRDVIEVFARTRTAYTPTLLVQYGAPTAVDWFFTRTDVLADEKLKRFYPQNRLAEMARRRALWARDDEFRLADAAAAALAIKRAGGLVGVGGHGEVQGLGYHWELWALAMGGFTPREALEAATIDGARIIGYADDLGSLEAGKIADLVVLDRNPLDDIRHSTAVRYVMKDGELFEGDTLRRVWPVEADLPPFWWWDGGPKDRRERR